GGTGTTGGTGGTCCACCTCCGCATAACACAAGGCCGCATCAGGTATTATCGTATTCTTGGTATAGTAATGTAAAAGTGGTAGTCAAGTAAAGTTCTACCAAACAGAACACGTTCTAGGTGGAAGTCataacagctggcctattcactattttggtctttattatcaacttattaaaatgaacatcaaattaattgacataatttcatttacctactgtgtgatattcaccagtaagcaccggatgacatttgttacatagaatctcaacttcgtatattatgtcaacaaagatagtgaataattaGAGTTttgctaatgaaagtagagactggaatcaaattcaaaaaaatatctattataaaaaaaatatgtgtggaAACATTCctacatattgaaaaaaaaaattaaattgcaattatcaaattttagttatttaaaaatttctaatATTGTTTTGGGAACGGActccattttgttttaaaattgccgCTCGATTTCAgtgtctactttcattagccgaATTCTAGCCTGCAGGTTATGCTTTTCTACATCCTGTAGGCTCGACCCTATAATCGACTCTTCTACCACTTTTACATTGATTTAAAAAGTCAAAACTGAGCACCATGAttcggaaccatggattttccgggatgtcAGAGTAActtttcagagtaaaatctattttcattacaatattcagccaaatcgcttcagtaaccgcagcacaaaggagaaacaaaATACACTTACACTCACACAAACACCgcttatacacaaactttcgcctttataatattagtgtgattgcaaaaacttttaattaaataatttcttcATTTACATTTTGAATACTGTAAGATTTGTATGGGAAACTACTGGTTTTCTccatatatttatgttaaatgacAAAAACTTTTtccacattttataataatttaaataattttacattaaattcaCATGATCGTTATTCACTAATTTAGCTCTAACAAAATACTCTGAGAGTTCTTACTGTATTTACATTTTGAACATGAAGGTACTTGTAAAGTTTTCCAGCATATTTTGGTTATTCAACCAAAGGAGGGAACCTTTGCCAATCATTTGAATCGAATTCAGTAGCAATAAAACTAAAGCGCACTCATAAAATTGTTGGCAAATTGGTACACTCCACGCCTACGTTTtggcataaataataataataaaagtaaatgcaTCTCTCTATGCCCCATACACCTTGGAAAATCTTTTAGTCTTCCTGTGTCAGTCGAGTCGAGCGAGGGTTGGGTCCTTAGGGAGACCATTGGCGTGGGGTAGTATAGAGGTTGTAATGTGTAAGAAATATACTCGCTTCGCTATAAAAATGGGGTAATTTTATGCACTGTTCAATATAATGTGATCGTACCTCTTGATTTCATATATGTATAACCCTCATGTATTTACAGGTATCATTAATCTTATGAGCGATACTTATTGTTGCCTTGTTCTTTTAATGTTAAAGTTATAAATTCATAATCAAAAACAGAAgacaaaataattgaatatgaaAATATCTAATAAGATTTTATAGTGGGtaactttattgtacatttaataaatatgcaTATAAAAAAGTAGGTAAGAACCTAACATTTAAAACACTCAGTATGAGaatgttattttctttattttttaaaagttacttCAAATTTTTGTTGTAGAGTTTTCTGTAAAGAACTACcatattgaaaaatatcttACTCTACTTATCTTTATACAATACATTAATAAAACCACAAAATGCATATTATTGGCAAATAAAACGTATTTAGCCTAAACTGACGTTGTGGccacatttattaaatattaatattaatataaatttagcaAATATGTTCTATTTGGAGTACCAGTCACTCTCATCTAAAGAAGCAAAAATGTACAAAACAAAAGCTAATATATAGTTATCCGACTAAGTTACCTAGTTACAATCGAATGCTGTACTCTAAGCCCTCATTCatacgagagttttttttaactgacgttaaaaaagctttcaaatatagtatgaagttatatgaaaatctatttccaacgtccaaaattaaaaatgcaacactgctggAAAAAACGCGTCGTGTTTTAAATTCATTGtcttgtgaacatatacttgggaatgcatttgttgtatttggacgcttttttaacgtctgttaaaaaacactgaagcgaatgagggctaagcaGTATATATACGACATTATTTTTCCTAACTATGCTACGACGGAGCTACGAAAATACGTAGCACcgtttgttagtaaacaaaGAGTGTACCAAAATATCAACTATGTACGCTGCAAGAAAGggggaaaagaaaaaaaattagtttacaCATGGGAATACACAACATATGAGCGTTTTACTGCTGGCAAGCAATTGTCATTGCCGCCACTGGGGACGAGACCGGGGGCCCTACCGTGTATTTAAAAGTTACTAGATAACATTTTAAACcagcgcacgcccgcgacttcgtccgcgtggaattcacttttCAAATCCCGGATATGggtttttccgagatgaaaagtagcctatgtgtttatccagggtattatctatctttgtcttaaatttcagccaaatcgaatTAGTTGTTTCGCCGTTAAAGAGAAAAAACaacaacttcgtccgcccttagacctctttaatccagccctcacagtagtatcgctgtaaaaatggagtaacttctcccgttttcccaacatttccctttactgcaCTGCTCCTTTTGgtcgtagcatgatgaaaagtacactataacctgcccaggaatatgaagaataattgtaccaagtttcatttaaatccgTCGAgtggtttttgtttctataacgaacatacagacagacagacgaaaattttactgattggcatttttgacatcagtatcgattactaatcacgctctgatagttattttggaaatatatttcatgtacagaatagacctctctacagatttattatatgtattatagataatgggtttaattttaatattatttttaaggtaTAAATTGTAGCTTTACATattagaattttagaattttaataagaaaaattagaaaaattagaatagctttttaataaaacaaattagaGGTTACATTATTTGTTACATTTATGTTAAGATCTCATACAATTATAAACATgagtttaaattcttaaaaatgaGCCcctattatgaaaataattaaatagattaGTACTTAATTGAATAACTTTTGAAGTTTTAATATCTTATCGATACCAGATTGATTATTACATATCTCATGAAATATTTGAGCaaggattatttaaaaaacatatattattacAACATTATTATTCACTGGTATTTTATCGATCGGTCTGTGCGAAAATCATTTCAATACAATTGTAAGTATTTTTGAGAACTTGGAAACAACATCACATGtgttgattaatttatattttacaaattagttaataatagtCGTATCAAAATGGTGCATATCACAACCCCAATAATTACAAGTCACAACACATCATAGCAATCATAATGCATGCACGTTATCCCATCAAACATACGCACATGTACACCGTAATACGAAGGTATAAAAATAGGGTACCGAATAAAACGTGTAGGGCCACGGAAAATGCGtcaaacttttaaatattatgtttttaaccgacttccaaaaaggaggaggttctacgttcggctgtatgtatgttttttttattaagacttATAAATTGCATTAataaagaagtcggttaaatacgCTGTGTTAGAATTCGTTTTGTTTTGACCAAACTCAAAGAACTGCGTTTGTTCAacaattgaagtttttttagatataataattataatataatttatattggcACTGCCCCTGATCTACGATATGGGACACGGATGGGCACCGTATTGTAAACGTGGTGTCATTGAGTGCACGCTTGTATCACTTGGACATTTTAGAGTAGATATTTGAATCAACTTGGAAACTTGTCCTGTAACTCTCCTGTGCTACATTAACACAGAATTGGAGACCTGGCTAGGGAGTATTaggatatttttttgcaaaaaggcTTCAAACTTGcctgaaatatataataaaaaatgtccaaTACATATTGATCCATACAAAATGACGTAAGCAGTCGGCGAGATGTAAGCGCGGCGATGGCGCGCGGTAAGCTTATTCCGAGGCGAGGCGTTTTCGTTACGCTGCCGAGGCGTTATAATGAAATTTGACCTTTACAGTccttcatttatatttatttattttttattattattagtcatattaaattattaaaaaaaaatatttaataatatatttttacttattctcTAATAATAAGTCCGCCCTTTTCGAGGCCTCAGCGCACACCCTCTATAAGTTTGGCCACTTGTTCAAATCATAATGGTGCGATACAAATCACTATTAAcgggtataatttatttaatatccaCTTGCAATTGCATTGTACGAACATTAACTAGGaagttttgataaaaattataaatgtcttactttttattttgtatgtccGTGTGTTATATAATTCAGTATAACTTATTAACGTCTATTAAGACAATAATAATTGTCATGTTAAATATACTTATGCGGgaaataattacttttaaccaccattattaatttttgagaAAATCACCACATTCCTTGATCATATATTAACgttttaacaataattagtGCCCATTTGAATAATAAGACTGTCGTTGttaactatatattatttatctatttttaccCAAGTACATGAATAATATATGCGTGAACCTCAGTCTATCAGATGTTTATACGTATATGTCCATCTAGATCTATCTAGccaaaacatacaaataaataaagtcgTCTGTTTGTATCTTACAATTAGCGGCGATTTTGAGGTAACTTTCACTGGCAAATATGAGTAGCTGATGTTTTAGAGTAACATAggttagattttatttttgtgcatcaacaggaatgggaactatgcgggtataACCGCGTGGACTTTGCtagcttaaaaataattcaaactcTTTCCAAATGAATACCTATcactagctgacaccacgcggtttaaATTGCATGGTTCCGgttcccgtacgaatacggggataatataatatagtctactaccctcctcgataaatgggctatctaacactcaaagactttttaaaattagaccaatagttcctgagattagggcgttcatacaaacaaacaaacgaactcgtcagctttacaatattagtatagatataacaaAGGAACTGGCGACAAGCTCCAAAGACGGACATTGTAAACCGAGTAGCATGTAACATTACGTGCTACACGCGGGCTAGTGCCGGATAATTGTGATCTACCGGCCCCCAGGGAAGCTATACAGGGACCCACTGCACCTACCACCCCTTAGAAGCGTCATGGAAAAATTGTTAGGAAAAGACTTACGGCCGGCCTCTACACTAAGATTTATTACCTTGTGAAGATCCTCAATTGTTCCAATTTCTTACTTTAGCTATTTAACTTACATTACGTGGAGTATGTTTTCGCACTGAACTTTAACTTGTGTaatgtatacataatataaaacaatgtcCTTCGCCTGTTTGCGTCTGTTTGCGGTAAACTGAAAGGCTACTGAACTACTATATGAACTTTATATAGTGATTCATGAGACCTAGGTTTTGGTTGATCAATTTGTCATGGTTTTTTGGAAATTGATTTAAATTAGGCGATTATTGTTAATTGAAACCTACAATACCCATACCTACAGTACACCGATTTTCTCGTGAACGAAATTGTGGGCGTCGTTTATAActaatttactttttcaatattttaacgttggaaatagaccttcatttaatttaatactatatttgaacgctttttaacggacgttaaaacgttttaaaaacactgtcgtATGAACATATAtatgggaatgcatttgttatatttgttttttaagcgtccgttaaaaaactctcgtgcgaatgagggctaataaAATCCGAATACGTTAACCACTAAGTTAATGagataaaagttaaagatttgTACTAAGTTTGGATAAATTAAAGTACAATACTCTCAATAGTAAAAACTGTAGTAAAATcacatacaaatttatttttcaattactgaacaaaaacaaataatacacaatACCCACATATGGGCATAGTTTTGTGAGCATGCAAACATTCATTTTCGCTACAAAACCGGTCAACAACGTAAGCATATTGGTAAAACACTCGCAACCAATCAACGTCACAACAGACTCACCCTCCTATGAAAAAACAAGTGTTTGCACTCATAAAGAATGAGTGCAAATCTGAACAAAGATGATTGTTTATTTCCATATCGTCCCTGAGTTCGGCTATTGTAGCCGACCCCTCCTTGTTTACAATAAATCGTCTGATTTAACATGAATACAGAAGTTAATTCGGCGCAAGATAATAAAGATCACGTCACCCTATATCTATAGTAATCCTCTTAATACGAGAAAATTTGACAGTATGATAAAAACGAATTACAAAAGCCATTTTTTCCGCAGATGGGCCACCACGGCATGGAAGGGATCGATATGCTCGATCCACTTACTTCATCATCGATGACCACCTTAGCGCCAATGGGGGAAGCGGCCCCACCTCACCACCAGCTGCACGGCTACGGCATGAATCACGTCATGAACCACCATCACCACGGCGGAGGTCTGGCCCATGCCCCTCCAGCCCACCTAGGGCATCCTTCAGCTGCCCTGCATCCCGATACCGACACTGACCCCAGAGAACTAGAAGCTTTTGCTGAAAGATTTAAACAGCGGCGGATAAAGCTCGGCGTAACTCAGGCTGACGTCGGAAAGGCGCtggcaaatttaaaattaccgGGAGTTGGAGCCCTATCCCAAAGTACAATCTGTAGATTTGAAAGTTTAACCTTGAGCCACAATAATATGATAGCATTAAAACCCATTTTACAAGCTTGGTTGGAAGAAGCGGAAGCACAAGCGAAAAATAAAAGGCGAGATCCGGACGCACCCAGTGTGCTACCAGCAGGGGAAAAGAAACGAAAGAGAACATCTATTGCGGCGCCCGAAAAAAGAAGTCTCGAAGCCTATTTCGCAGTTCAACCTCGACCGTCTGGTGAAAAAATAGCAGCGATTGCGGAAAAGttagatttaaaaaagaacGTCGTTCGAGTTTGGTTTTGTAACCAGCGGCAGAAACAGAAACGTATGAAGTTCGCAGCGCAACACTGACCGGCGGGGGGCGGCGCTGCTCTACTGTACCCAGGCACTGGGTACGGGTACTAGACGGCAGCCGCACCCACCCCGGCCACGACTCGGCTCCCAGGGCCACATCAGCAACGTCGGCGCCCACAACCGCCAAGGATGACTTTTTGTAAGCAATAATAAGATCTCATTTCAAACGCAAATCCATCTGTATTATTTTTGGATCTGTTTTCGTGTTGAtcgtaatttattaactaatattcTGATTGTAAAAAAGAAGAATACCTTTACATTTACTTTTAGAGACTGTGtagttttaaagttaaatattatcattaaaattattacaagttTCGTTATTATAACAACGTTAACTTCCAATGCGCCGAGTTTTGATGTTTTTCGATCATAGAATTGtacatgaaaattgaaaatcaggATTTTTAAGAAAATGTGCCTTGCAAAGTATCAATATTCTGTGTTTAATGTTAGTAACTTCATCGCGGTGTTGCGAATTCGGATCGGACACATTGGATAACATGTCCTGTCTAAGTACCATACATCGAAAAACATACTATAAATATTGTTGTATTCACTGCGACTAGATTAGGTGAGGTATGACAAGAATATGAgacaaatatttgtaaagatGGATAAGTGGCATTTGTTTCAAAACACCTAATTATGGTGCAGTAGTTTtgtatttagtattattttgttaaaactttTGTTCCTGTATTGTATAATTAGAAGTTGTACAAAGTAATTGTAAGTGTGccctttttataaataaaatgtagataGTAATTAAGTTTTAGTAATGTGATGAATCATGTTAcagttgtttaatttaatgattaactaatttctttgttgtttATAAATGAACACGCCTCTCAAACTTCACGTCAACGGCACAATTTTAGATTTAAGAGTTTTATTAGTGACATTTAGCCAAAATAGTCTGTAAATTCATTGTACAAAGTcacatttcaatttatattatagactcTAGTAAACCATAGTTACTAAAATGAATGGAATTAGTACAACACGGgtgaatttgaaaataattatagagCAGGAGCCTGCAattgccagaccttcgttattttatataagtttGAGATCATGCAATATGTACGTTGGCTACGATGACTTTGAGAAGAAGCGCATTTTGTGGGAACCCTTCGGATTCAATCTTTAAGGGTGTCTAGCGAAAGGTTGCCATAAAACTACGTGACTAGCGACTAAGAACGTGCTCAGtaattaagattataaaaaagGAGTTGGTCCAAATTTTTATGGAGCCCAGGCCTGGGCCTGTTGCCATGTGGCATgaccattctctttctacaaacccaaaactaacaaaatgtatgggaatgacattcactatctacctgtcacgtgatcaagttgtcgatcaaaTCTGTTATTCCCAtccattttgttagttttctaaGCCTTAGCGTTtgcagaaagagaatcgacgtgcttcATGGCTTAAATCCCTTGGTATATGTCCAAATGctgtattaaaacataaaaattgaaACTTTTTTGATAATGGAGAATATACACTGTTTTGAATGTTAGCTTTttgtattctccgttgaaaataaaaaatactcgggaaagaattatttcgatacgttaaatagatatagaattttaaagtgagcgcgcGGAGATCAGTCATCGTCCGTCATTTGCTCGGCCGTTCTAGGTAATTTCgtgccttacctactgacgaactaatggttagaattgaaaaaaatgtttttgtgttgaaaaaccaatttatcgagaaaggctataagctacataacatcacgctacgaccaatagcaGCAAAGCACCGATTAAAAATGTGGCAAAAACGGGAAAAATaattggtcgtagcgtgatgttatgtagcttatagacttcctcgataaatgggcttttcaacacaaaaagaattttccaattctATCCATTAGGCCATTAGTTCGTCTGCAGTTAAGGCAGAAGTATGAAATTGCCTATAACAGCTGAGCAAATGTCGGACGATGACGTCAATATCGCAACTGTTAGCGGGAGTCGATTTATGCgcactttgaatgcatgtaaaatcataactatttggtatttctaaataaaacaaaaactagtgtatttgtatataaaaagctataatgtaacaaagtttcaaatgattttgcatacctagtaacattctccATTCAAAATTAcgaatacttttaatttaacggACTTTCTTACTCTCAAAAAAACCACAGAACAGGTAACAATGGCAGATTGATATAATTTTGACGTTTTTTGTTAAGCCTCAAATCTCAAAAATGACCTTAGACAATGAATGGTTGAAAGGTCGCTATCTTGAATTCTTATTATCTTATCTTTAAATTTTgagattgtatttttatttcgatcatattatttagtttgatttttaaatttattctaaatttaagaaacttcctttatttttttactttttaatggTATATAGTTGTAGACGCCTGAAATGAACCATCTCCTTTtcgaagaaaatattaaaaacaaacgcTTAGAGTATGCAcatttaaaacctgctacctaccGAAGCCAACTCAATAAATCAATAGTTTCCTTGTTTTATCAGCCTATTGTACATGTATCAGCCAATACAATAAATGCATCTAtcgtctggcaagttcgttaatgacactcccattgTATGCGGGCGAGGTGCataagtcgtgggtttttcattcattgctacacgccccctggcccgcgcggatcatcgggagtgttacgaacgaagttgccaagctataccatAGGTACTAATGTTGCTTATAGATGTATTTGCTGAATTATAAAATGACCAAAATCTGGCTATCACATGCTCAGAGTTATTATTAAAGACTCTCAACAGTAataatactattataataatttatttataataattaacttataatttatttataagcattaattataataatttgtatattttgaaatatttgttagagtatattttatgttatattaattaattcatttgtAACAATTTCATAATTAATGATTACTAACCCATCATTATTTCTTACATCCAAGACCGTGCAGTAGTAAAAATtgtcattataaaaaatttacaaagctaaaggtaaaaatttaactttgcggtttagaaataatatattcaattaatgaaatattgtaaatatagtgtaaatgtaaatgaaaaaaatgtgcaATCTAGAAtttggtaattattataaatcttaAAGTTGCTCATAGGAATTTATTGAGTTTTATAACTAATCTTGTAGTATTTGAAAGCTTTACTCCACTGGATTCTAATCATGAATTCTAGTCATAATTATACTTATAGGTACCTgtgttttatactttttattgccaataaatataacaattttattatattatcattttaattaaatactatactttttgtctgaaatattatgtagatattatAAGCTCCGTAGTACCAACATATAACGCAGTAAGactttcagtatttttttgtctttttgtttAAATCTATCGAATTATATtactacaaaaaataatttatgacaTATTATGCATTTGTAATTTGAactaaacttaatttttaaacaggTGCACTGAATATTTACTTTCTTCAACTGAAAATTATATCCAGTACAAATAGAAGTaggaaagttaaaaattaaataatattacaataagaagtatttttttccatttcaatggttttttctttttaataaaacaaaaacagtagTTTGGAAACGTAGTTTACCCTCAGTGAtttgaaatatgaaaatttaatgtTGATTAAGAAAACATTTCATATTGATGAAATTATCAAGATAGAGATTTTTTGTATAAGTATGACTgtagtaaaaaatgttaaaattaaagtgaCAAGGGACCCAACTTAGCCTGATCTTACAAGAAAGCCATAACAAGGACAGGTAatctttttgtatatttagataaaaagaCTCTACAAACCAGTTACACGCCAGTTTTGTGTACCTACTGcattttatttccaataataattattataaaaatataatcattatctcatttttttaatctcaggtttttaatttacaatattttgtaatattaaaatggaTGATTGAATGGATGGATGGTTGTAGTTTATTGCTTTATATACTATGTGAAAACTTCTTTTATGAATAAccagtttatttacttttttttacattacttaCGCTTAAAAACATATATGATACTAATTATgctatttttattctattttaatgaatattcacactctattatgtaataattcactattttgcttgaacaaaaattgtgacttattgttttttatgtttaattttaaacagaTAAGTTGTTTCCAACCAAAAACATCGCCtttttatttgcaatttataaatacatgcctacatatttaatttacagaAACATAAATCgatatttcttttgttatagTAATATGTACAAGTAAGATATTTTAAGTGCGATAAGTCGAAAATTACAGTCAAGGCGATACTGCACTGATTGAAACGAGTAACGGTTGACTAAATTATtacacattacaatatttttaatttatttaataattagttgGGGTCCCTATAGACAAGCGGcaccgggaagcaccagattaagtgagactgtgtattaattttttttaactttaatttttgccTTCACACTTAAGAGGcctctgtagtccgggggccccgtgtCATTGATAAAGCTAatacggtggtagctacgcccctgtcaCTGATTGAAACGAGTAACGGTTGACTCAATTATTACacattactatatttttaatttatttaataattagttgGGGTCCCTATAGATAAGCGGcaccgggaagcaccagattaagtgagactgtgtattaaatgtttttaactttaGTTTTTGCCTTCTCACTTAAgaggcccctgtagtccgggggccccttatcattgatacagctaatacggcggtagctacgcccctgtcaATGATTGAAACGAGTAACGGTTGACTCAATTATtacacattacaatatttttaatttatttaatgaaatgtaatat
This genomic interval from Bicyclus anynana chromosome Z, ilBicAnyn1.1, whole genome shotgun sequence contains the following:
- the LOC112045880 gene encoding inhibitory POU protein isoform X3; this encodes MYSPDKMKSGGGLMAPPGCFPGRYSPTYRSSDPRRCVPNPSGDLFGGLNDGLLSRAEALAAVDIGKHQSGPQPGPPLPQLKHDMVYHHGVGGPPPHNTRPHQPFFPQMGHHGMEGIDMLDPLTSSSMTTLAPMGEAAPPHHQLHGYGMNHVMNHHHHGGGLAHAPPAHLGHPSAALHPDTDTDPRELEAFAERFKQRRIKLGVTQADVGKALANLKLPGVGALSQSTICRFESLTLSHNNMIALKPILQAWLEEAEAQAKNKRRDPDAPSVLPAGEKKRKRTSIAAPEKRSLEAYFAVQPRPSGEKIAAIAEKLDLKKNVVRVWFCNQRQKQKRMKFAAQH
- the LOC112045880 gene encoding inhibitory POU protein isoform X1 → MYSPDKMKSGGGLMAPPGCFPGRYSPTYRSSDPRRCVPNPSSRILEDASLMCNSWSPRHNGDLFGGLNDGLLSRAEALAAVDIGKHQSGPQPGPPLPQLKHDMVYHHGVGGPPPHNTRPHQPFFPQMGHHGMEGIDMLDPLTSSSMTTLAPMGEAAPPHHQLHGYGMNHVMNHHHHGGGLAHAPPAHLGHPSAALHPDTDTDPRELEAFAERFKQRRIKLGVTQADVGKALANLKLPGVGALSQSTICRFESLTLSHNNMIALKPILQAWLEEAEAQAKNKRRDPDAPSVLPAGEKKRKRTSIAAPEKRSLEAYFAVQPRPSGEKIAAIAEKLDLKKNVVRVWFCNQRQKQKRMKFAAQH
- the LOC112045880 gene encoding inhibitory POU protein isoform X2; this translates as MYSPDKMKSGGGLMAPPGCFPGRYSPTYRSSDPRRCVPNPSSRILEDASLMCNSWSPRHNGDLFGGLNDGLLSRAEALAAVDIGKHQSGPQPGPPLPQLKHDMVYHHGVGGPPPHNTRPHQMGHHGMEGIDMLDPLTSSSMTTLAPMGEAAPPHHQLHGYGMNHVMNHHHHGGGLAHAPPAHLGHPSAALHPDTDTDPRELEAFAERFKQRRIKLGVTQADVGKALANLKLPGVGALSQSTICRFESLTLSHNNMIALKPILQAWLEEAEAQAKNKRRDPDAPSVLPAGEKKRKRTSIAAPEKRSLEAYFAVQPRPSGEKIAAIAEKLDLKKNVVRVWFCNQRQKQKRMKFAAQH
- the LOC112045880 gene encoding inhibitory POU protein isoform X4, whose product is MYSPDKMKSGGGLMAPPGCFPGRYSPTYRSSDPRRCVPNPSGDLFGGLNDGLLSRAEALAAVDIGKHQSGPQPGPPLPQLKHDMVYHHGVGGPPPHNTRPHQMGHHGMEGIDMLDPLTSSSMTTLAPMGEAAPPHHQLHGYGMNHVMNHHHHGGGLAHAPPAHLGHPSAALHPDTDTDPRELEAFAERFKQRRIKLGVTQADVGKALANLKLPGVGALSQSTICRFESLTLSHNNMIALKPILQAWLEEAEAQAKNKRRDPDAPSVLPAGEKKRKRTSIAAPEKRSLEAYFAVQPRPSGEKIAAIAEKLDLKKNVVRVWFCNQRQKQKRMKFAAQH